A stretch of DNA from Coccidioides posadasii str. Silveira chromosome 1, complete sequence:
GCCCATGGGCCGGATCGTGGATGACCATTGACAACGCGGCAAGTGACAACAAAGTGACTCGTGGAGCGGCATCCAGGCTCGTATTCAAGCTCGAGAGAAGCGCAACACGGATGTCGGCGAACTGGTTGGAGCCACCTGTGCGATTTTTTCCCATTCCGTTCGCTTGGCTTCGAGTTGAGCGGAGCCCAATTCGGATAGCCCGACGTGTCGCGTTGCCGAAAAGCTTCAGCCTTACAGTGCACTTATCCGTATTTTGCGGAGGTCCAGCGCACATCAGGACCCTTGCATCGTCCCATTGGCCGTTGTTGCAACAAAAGAAAGCATTCGCGCAGTACGGAGAACGGAGTATATTTCCCAAAAATCCAAATCCCGGCAGCTGAGATGATAAATAAGATCAACATGCCCTTATCTTCCGCCGGGATGCTTCAGGCATCGACTTGACTTCGATTTTGTTCCATTTTTTATCTCAGTGGCTCACCATTCGCTCGAAGATGTCGAACCCTTGGGCGGATACTCCGCTCTCTTTGATATCTGAAACCGGAATCAAAAGTCGACCGGATATCCCTCTAGATCATGCCGCAGTGGAAGGGGCGCAGAAGATGGCTGCTATACATAACATCCTTCTCAGATCTTTCAATGCATCCTATAATCAGTGTCTCGGCGTGAAGCGGAACACCAAGGAGGCTAGCGACTTCTTAGTCTTCAATCAGGTCCTGTATGAAATGACTTCACACCATCACCACCTTGAAGAGACATGTTTGTTTCCGGAAATCGAGAAGTTCACGGGAGTCAAGGGCCTCATGGATAAAAACATTCGGGAACATAAAGATTTCGAAGGAGGCCTTGAGAAGCTCCGTGAATTCTCCTTTACCACCGATGCGAGCACATACGACGGAGAGGCTCTGAAAGCTATCTTGGATATACTGGGGCCCGTCTTAGAGAAACACTTCCATGGGGAAATTTCCACCTTTCTTGATCTAGCAGAATATGACTCGAAAGCAATGGAGAAAGCGTGGGATTTGGTAGCAAAAAAAGGGGCGTCTAGTACGATTAAGTCTAGGTAACACGGCTCCCTTGTTTGTCATCTATTGTGCATTACCCCGGTCACGTTTCATTTATTGACCTCTTCTCGCAGAACCGGAGTAATGATTCTTGTCTGCTCGGACAATACGTTCGCCATAGATGAGAAAGAAGGTGGCTACCCACCG
This window harbors:
- a CDS encoding uncharacterized protein (EggNog:ENOG410PKXT~COG:S), which produces MSNPWADTPLSLISETGIKSRPDIPLDHAAVEGAQKMAAIHNILLRSFNASYNQCLGVKRNTKEASDFLVFNQVLYEMTSHHHHLEETCLFPEIEKFTGVKGLMDKNIREHKDFEGGLEKLREFSFTTDASTYDGEALKAILDILGPVLEKHFHGEISTFLDLAEYDSKAMEKAWDLVAKKGASSTIKSRTGVMILVCSDNTFAIDEKEGGYPPFPAFVPYLTKWVFQWRHAGTWHFAPSDVFGNPKPLAFLNPKTT